The following coding sequences lie in one Candidatus Nitrospira allomarina genomic window:
- a CDS encoding 4Fe-4S dicluster domain-containing protein: MAPDSFEPSPPGLLHRQDFSHLIGILQNLGYRILGPVLSNGAIQWGEITRGEDLPIGWKDQQHPGSYRLEPDSNPRYFNIVHGPQSLKPLVFTPRETLLVLDRNGKTFSAKETVPEIPRTAVLGVRACDLAGLGIQDQIFLNGSYPDPYYQQRRTNLLLIAVNCTRALETCFCASMGTGPKAQGGYDLSLTEADEDFLIQAGSPAGLEVLEHLACGVASEARIQQDDERIAACAASQTRTLPHAALPQGLYEAHDHPRWDEVAARCLACTNCTMVCPTCFCHGVEETPSLDHQQSEHARVWDSCFTSDHGYIHGKNFRPTTKDRYRMWLTHKLGSWIDQFGMSGCVGCGRCITWCPVGIDLTEEAHALCQPPS, encoded by the coding sequence ATGGCCCCCGATTCTTTTGAACCTTCTCCGCCAGGACTCTTACACCGCCAGGATTTTTCTCATCTGATTGGTATTCTCCAGAACCTTGGCTATCGGATCCTGGGGCCGGTCCTCTCCAACGGCGCGATTCAATGGGGCGAAATTACTCGGGGAGAAGACCTCCCGATCGGGTGGAAGGACCAGCAACATCCAGGAAGCTATCGACTGGAACCGGACTCCAACCCCCGGTATTTTAATATCGTTCACGGCCCACAATCTCTCAAGCCACTGGTGTTTACTCCACGAGAAACCCTGTTAGTCCTGGACCGCAACGGAAAAACATTTTCTGCCAAAGAGACCGTTCCTGAGATACCACGAACCGCTGTGCTGGGAGTACGGGCGTGCGATCTTGCAGGACTCGGCATTCAAGATCAGATTTTTCTGAATGGTTCCTATCCTGATCCCTACTACCAACAGCGACGGACCAATCTCCTCCTCATCGCCGTCAACTGCACGAGGGCGCTGGAGACGTGCTTTTGCGCCTCAATGGGCACGGGGCCAAAAGCCCAAGGAGGGTACGATCTCAGCCTGACCGAAGCCGATGAAGACTTTCTGATCCAAGCCGGAAGCCCCGCAGGACTGGAAGTATTGGAACACCTTGCGTGCGGTGTGGCGTCTGAAGCGCGGATTCAGCAGGACGATGAACGAATAGCCGCCTGCGCAGCCAGCCAGACGAGGACCCTTCCACATGCTGCGTTACCCCAAGGATTATATGAGGCTCACGATCACCCTCGATGGGACGAGGTCGCCGCACGATGCCTGGCCTGCACCAACTGTACGATGGTCTGCCCCACCTGTTTTTGTCATGGGGTAGAGGAAACTCCATCCCTGGACCACCAACAATCGGAGCATGCGCGAGTTTGGGATTCATGCTTCACGTCCGATCACGGCTACATCCACGGGAAAAACTTCCGCCCCACTACCAAAGACCGCTATCGCATGTGGCTGACTCACAAATTAGGGTCATGGATCGACCAATTCGGCATGTCGGGATGCGTCGGTTGCGGCCGGTGCATCACTTGGTGTCCGGTGGGCATCGATCTCACCGAAGAAGCCCACGCCCTCTGCCAGCCACCCTCGTAA
- a CDS encoding universal stress protein — protein sequence MVKIVTHILFPTDFSPSSTPAFRYAVEWAKVFEAQLTILHVHSLQPGLDIDAGVAQQFLDEQRKVAREELDSLVAEARQQVPRASMELLAGLPSECICEVARGKKCDLIMMGTHGWTGFNRVLFGSVAERVIQRAPCPVLSIPHRESADISAMHDLQILPRQIVLPLEFSDCSMDAYEYAVQIAKWFDVPLTLVHAIEPLSYSLDFTLTHPLQEKTNRDKVEKRLADLTAVLIEQGLSAQYELLDKPTVDGILETSAIQQADLIIMGSHGRKGLTRMILGSTAYKLLEQSPYPVLTIKSPKFEGGHHPSPANGKTTSSPA from the coding sequence ATGGTCAAGATCGTCACTCATATCCTATTTCCTACCGATTTTTCACCAAGCTCCACTCCTGCCTTTCGATATGCGGTGGAGTGGGCAAAAGTCTTTGAAGCGCAACTGACCATTCTTCATGTCCATTCCCTGCAACCGGGGCTGGATATCGACGCCGGAGTCGCCCAACAATTCCTGGATGAACAACGCAAGGTGGCGCGGGAAGAGTTGGACTCACTCGTGGCTGAGGCCCGGCAGCAAGTCCCGCGCGCATCCATGGAACTGCTGGCAGGCCTCCCTTCTGAATGCATTTGCGAGGTCGCACGGGGAAAAAAATGCGATTTAATTATGATGGGAACCCACGGGTGGACGGGATTCAATCGAGTCTTATTCGGGAGCGTCGCGGAACGGGTGATTCAACGAGCCCCATGTCCGGTTCTGTCCATTCCTCACCGGGAATCAGCGGATATCTCCGCGATGCATGACTTGCAAATCCTCCCGCGCCAAATCGTTCTGCCCTTAGAATTCTCCGATTGCTCCATGGATGCCTATGAATACGCGGTCCAAATCGCCAAATGGTTTGATGTGCCTCTGACTCTGGTCCATGCCATTGAACCATTATCTTACAGTTTGGACTTCACCCTGACTCATCCGCTTCAAGAAAAAACCAACCGGGATAAAGTCGAAAAGCGTTTGGCTGACCTCACCGCTGTCCTAATCGAACAGGGTCTATCCGCCCAATATGAGTTACTCGATAAGCCAACCGTGGATGGCATCCTGGAAACCAGTGCCATTCAGCAAGCAGATCTTATTATCATGGGGAGCCATGGCCGAAAAGGACTGACTCGGATGATCCTGGGAAGCACAGCCTATAAGTTACTCGAACAAAGTCCCTATCCCGTCCTCACGATTAAAAGTCCGAAATTCGAAGGAGGACATCATCCATCGCCCGCCAATGGCAAGACCACATCTTCTCCAGCATAA
- a CDS encoding Hsp20/alpha crystallin family protein translates to MSAITHWDPFREMDELQGRLSTLFGRAPVRKEGERQEALRVAEWAPLVDITEDPKEYLVKAELPEVKKDEIKISVQNDVLVLSGERKYEKEEKDKKYHRIERAYGSFSRSFTIPEDADPEKVSAEFKEGVLHVHLPKSDRAKPKSIAVKVS, encoded by the coding sequence ATGAGTGCCATCACACATTGGGATCCGTTTCGAGAAATGGATGAGTTACAGGGTCGGCTTTCAACCTTATTTGGCCGTGCTCCGGTCAGAAAAGAAGGGGAACGTCAAGAAGCGTTGCGCGTCGCCGAATGGGCTCCCCTGGTAGACATCACGGAAGACCCGAAAGAATACCTGGTCAAAGCCGAGCTTCCCGAGGTCAAAAAGGATGAAATTAAAATCAGTGTACAAAACGATGTGTTAGTCCTTTCCGGGGAACGAAAGTATGAGAAGGAAGAAAAGGATAAAAAATACCACCGGATTGAGCGAGCCTATGGGAGCTTTTCACGGAGTTTTACCATCCCCGAAGATGCCGATCCCGAGAAGGTTTCGGCGGAATTCAAGGAAGGGGTGTTGCACGTCCATTTACCGAAAAGCGACCGGGCAAAACCGAAAAGTATTGCCGTGAAAGTTTCATGA
- a CDS encoding universal stress protein encodes MRIVVPVDGSSCSTSSVHTLAHFAPPEELTLVHALHLPDFNYPMVTPDLRTEAQEEIKEQLRNEGEEILDAAQKHLPADFSHVQRIHQIGHPVDVIVETARSAQSNLIVLGARGLGPVKELVLGSVSHRVLMHAPCSTMIVKTPISQLKKILLPIEGQEDAEAALQFLALQPFRQPVEVEVFAVWPQPQLSWPTTVGQSDRLEAQAIEEAQERMKAITDRLTRMNFACQAHVGIGDPAYAILEQRHASQSDLIMMGMHGRGGFARFLMGSVSHSVLHQTSCPVLIVR; translated from the coding sequence ATGAGAATTGTGGTTCCAGTTGATGGTTCATCCTGTTCAACCTCTTCTGTTCATACTCTTGCACATTTTGCGCCGCCGGAAGAATTGACGCTGGTTCATGCCCTCCACCTTCCCGATTTCAACTACCCCATGGTTACGCCGGATCTCAGAACCGAGGCACAGGAAGAAATCAAAGAACAATTGCGAAATGAAGGGGAGGAAATTCTCGATGCGGCGCAGAAACACCTGCCTGCCGATTTCTCCCATGTGCAGCGGATCCATCAAATCGGACATCCGGTCGACGTGATTGTGGAAACGGCACGATCCGCACAATCCAACCTGATCGTGTTGGGAGCCAGGGGTCTTGGCCCAGTCAAAGAACTGGTTCTCGGAAGTGTGTCGCATCGGGTTCTGATGCATGCGCCGTGTTCAACCATGATCGTCAAAACCCCCATAAGTCAGTTAAAAAAAATTCTTCTCCCCATTGAGGGTCAGGAAGACGCAGAGGCGGCGTTACAGTTTTTGGCTCTCCAACCTTTTCGACAACCGGTTGAGGTCGAGGTTTTTGCCGTCTGGCCACAACCACAATTGTCATGGCCAACCACAGTAGGACAATCGGACCGACTGGAAGCTCAAGCCATAGAAGAGGCCCAGGAACGCATGAAAGCCATCACTGACCGGCTCACCCGGATGAACTTCGCCTGTCAAGCGCATGTCGGGATTGGCGATCCCGCCTATGCCATCCTCGAACAACGCCACGCCTCCCAATCCGACCTGATCATGATGGGTATGCATGGCCGGGGAGGGTTCGCCCGGTTTTTGATGGGGAGCGTATCGCATTCCGTATTACACCAGACCTCGTGCCCGGTATTGATTGTCCGGTAA
- a CDS encoding sigma-54-dependent transcriptional regulator: MINDFPAVLVVDDEPEMRQLLRDILEEEHYRVMVASDGHDALNRMETEKFPVVVTDLRMKGMDGLGLLDHVLRKHPESNLIMMTAFGTVESAVDAMKQGAFDYLTKPIKSNELSVTVAKAMREALLRQEVKQLRQQVSREFSFDQILGKSKPMKEIFDLIRRVADSQTNILITGESGTGKELVAKAIHFNSQRKAAPFVPVNCAAIPELLLESELFGHVRGAFTDAKSDKPGLFEEAHDGTLFLDEISEMPMMLQAKLLRAVQEREIRRVGATRSLSINVRLVVATNVQLAEEVKAKRFREDLYYRLNVIELHLPPLRDRKEDLPILVQGLLQKSVTAQQKHIESVEEPAMARLMDYQWPGNVRELENILERAATLTQGKRICLDDLPSNIRNIQGDGQLIGDAAERLLPLEQLEKAYIRRVLEKMGGNKYQTAHVLGIDRKTLYRKLAEMEEVV, from the coding sequence ATGATCAACGATTTTCCAGCTGTCCTAGTTGTCGATGATGAACCTGAAATGCGGCAATTACTGCGGGATATTCTCGAGGAAGAGCACTATCGAGTTATGGTGGCTTCGGATGGTCACGATGCGCTTAACCGGATGGAAACGGAGAAATTTCCGGTGGTCGTCACGGATTTACGGATGAAAGGCATGGACGGGCTGGGATTGTTGGATCATGTCCTTCGAAAGCATCCGGAGTCCAATCTCATCATGATGACGGCTTTTGGCACCGTCGAGTCGGCTGTTGATGCCATGAAGCAGGGCGCGTTCGACTATCTCACCAAACCTATCAAGAGCAATGAATTATCGGTGACGGTGGCGAAAGCCATGCGAGAGGCCCTCCTTCGCCAGGAGGTCAAGCAATTACGGCAACAGGTCAGCCGGGAGTTTTCCTTTGATCAGATTCTCGGGAAAAGTAAACCAATGAAAGAAATTTTTGACCTGATCCGTCGAGTGGCCGATTCCCAGACTAATATTTTAATCACGGGAGAAAGCGGGACGGGAAAAGAACTCGTGGCCAAAGCCATTCATTTTAATAGTCAACGTAAGGCCGCTCCTTTTGTTCCGGTAAACTGTGCGGCGATTCCCGAGCTGTTGTTGGAAAGCGAACTGTTTGGCCATGTGCGGGGCGCCTTTACGGATGCGAAGTCGGATAAACCCGGTTTGTTTGAAGAGGCTCACGATGGCACGTTGTTTTTGGATGAAATCAGTGAAATGCCCATGATGCTTCAAGCCAAGTTGCTTCGTGCCGTGCAAGAGCGGGAAATCCGGCGGGTAGGGGCGACCCGCTCCCTGTCCATTAATGTCCGGTTGGTGGTCGCAACGAACGTGCAATTGGCTGAGGAGGTCAAGGCCAAGCGTTTTCGGGAGGATTTGTATTATCGTTTGAATGTGATTGAACTGCACTTACCTCCTCTTCGGGATCGCAAAGAGGATCTGCCTATCCTGGTTCAAGGATTATTGCAAAAAAGTGTCACCGCGCAGCAAAAACACATTGAAAGTGTCGAAGAACCGGCCATGGCCCGGCTGATGGATTATCAGTGGCCGGGTAATGTCAGAGAGTTAGAAAATATCCTCGAGCGTGCGGCGACCCTGACGCAAGGGAAAAGGATTTGTTTGGATGATCTCCCCTCCAACATTCGGAACATCCAAGGAGATGGCCAACTTATCGGCGATGCCGCGGAGCGGTTACTTCCCCTTGAGCAGTTGGAAAAGGCTTACATCCGGCGGGTGCTGGAAAAAATGGGTGGGAATAAATATCAAACGGCGCACGTACTCGGCATTGATCGAAAGACGTTATATCGCAAGCTGGCTGAAATGGAGGAAGTGGTATGA
- a CDS encoding PAS domain-containing sensor histidine kinase, protein MSHDPRSPDLHQEVHALRQELAELRAVQAMHQEARNGLEAIEQQLAGIIHSAMDAIIIIDDDQRIVIFNAAAEEIFQCSAQEALGNTLDQFIPLPLRSAHREHIRRFAETGETSRRMGAGMEISGLRGNGEIFPLEASISQIERSGKRWLTVILRDISQRKHNEERLSYLGRILEDSVNEIYVFDATTLRFTQVNKGARENIGYTMEELCVMTPLDLKPDLPNGQFLELLALLRTGQREQVDFRTIHRRKDRTTYPVEVHLQYIREQGRRVFLAIIMDLTERVATEQELQEAQRTLSTLLKNLPGMVYRCENTRDWTMEFISPSCQDLTGYPPDKFVQSREVSYGRDVMLPEDRERVWQDVQEALKDRKPFQSSYRIRTVDGSVKWVWEQGCGIFSEAGEVVGIEGYVVDITQQRALEDQLRKTERLAELGTLASGMAHEIGTPMNVILGRAELLMRKAQDERTRRGLETIVTQVERITKIMNQLLSFARKRPAVRQAVNLEIVMIDVLDVLQERLGKQHIQVMKTVNPHLPKVLADPDHMNQVLLNLILNACQAMGDGGTLSLALHPTDDTVELTVQDTGSGIPQEQLAKIFDPFFSTKAVGEGTGLGLTVVHGILQEHQGAIRVTSVPGQGATFIVSLPIYSEEIRREA, encoded by the coding sequence ATGAGTCACGATCCACGATCCCCAGACCTTCATCAGGAAGTTCATGCACTCCGGCAGGAATTGGCAGAGCTGCGAGCCGTCCAGGCGATGCATCAGGAAGCCAGGAACGGGTTGGAGGCGATTGAGCAGCAACTGGCAGGCATTATCCATTCGGCGATGGATGCCATTATCATCATTGATGATGATCAACGGATTGTCATCTTTAATGCGGCTGCTGAGGAAATTTTTCAGTGTTCGGCCCAAGAGGCACTGGGAAATACCCTCGACCAATTCATTCCGCTCCCATTGCGATCTGCCCATCGTGAACACATCCGCCGATTTGCCGAGACTGGAGAAACCTCCAGACGAATGGGCGCCGGAATGGAAATCTCCGGACTGCGGGGAAATGGCGAGATCTTTCCTTTGGAAGCCTCGATTTCTCAAATCGAACGATCGGGGAAGCGATGGTTGACGGTGATTCTTCGGGATATTTCCCAGCGAAAGCACAATGAAGAGCGGTTATCATACCTGGGGAGAATTCTTGAGGATTCTGTCAATGAAATCTATGTGTTTGATGCCACCACTCTGCGATTTACTCAAGTCAACAAAGGCGCGAGGGAAAATATCGGCTACACCATGGAAGAATTGTGCGTCATGACACCGCTGGATTTGAAGCCGGATCTTCCGAACGGTCAGTTTCTTGAGCTGTTGGCCCTTCTTCGGACGGGCCAACGGGAACAAGTGGATTTTCGGACAATTCATCGGAGAAAAGATCGAACGACGTATCCGGTTGAAGTTCATCTTCAATATATACGGGAGCAGGGTCGTCGGGTCTTCCTGGCGATTATCATGGATTTGACGGAACGAGTGGCGACCGAGCAGGAGTTACAGGAGGCGCAACGGACCTTATCGACCCTTCTCAAGAATCTGCCGGGCATGGTCTATCGATGTGAAAATACACGAGATTGGACCATGGAATTCATCAGCCCGAGCTGTCAGGATCTGACGGGATATCCACCTGATAAATTTGTCCAATCGCGAGAGGTGTCGTATGGTCGGGATGTGATGCTTCCAGAAGATCGCGAGCGGGTCTGGCAGGACGTGCAGGAGGCTCTCAAGGACCGTAAACCGTTTCAGTCCAGCTATCGGATTCGAACAGTGGATGGATCCGTCAAATGGGTGTGGGAACAGGGATGTGGGATCTTTTCCGAAGCAGGCGAGGTTGTCGGGATTGAAGGATACGTGGTGGATATTACCCAACAACGTGCGTTGGAGGATCAACTGCGAAAAACTGAACGATTGGCCGAGTTGGGCACGTTGGCATCGGGCATGGCCCATGAGATTGGCACACCGATGAATGTGATATTAGGGAGGGCGGAATTGTTAATGCGTAAAGCGCAGGACGAGCGTACCAGGCGGGGATTGGAAACAATCGTGACCCAGGTGGAACGCATTACAAAAATTATGAATCAGTTATTAAGCTTTGCCCGGAAACGTCCGGCTGTTCGGCAGGCTGTCAACTTAGAGATCGTGATGATCGATGTGCTGGATGTGCTGCAGGAGAGGTTGGGTAAACAGCATATTCAGGTCATGAAAACAGTAAATCCTCACTTGCCAAAGGTATTGGCGGATCCGGATCATATGAATCAGGTATTGTTAAATCTTATTTTGAATGCCTGCCAGGCGATGGGTGATGGAGGCACTCTGAGCTTGGCTCTTCACCCGACCGATGATACGGTGGAACTCACTGTGCAGGATACCGGGAGTGGGATTCCTCAGGAGCAACTCGCAAAGATTTTTGATCCGTTTTTTTCCACCAAGGCCGTGGGGGAGGGGACCGGCTTAGGGCTTACCGTGGTTCATGGCATTCTCCAGGAACATCAAGGTGCCATCCGTGTAACGAGTGTCCCAGGCCAAGGGGCAACCTTTATTGTTTCCCTGCCCATTTATTCCGAAGAAATACGGCGTGAGGCGTAG
- a CDS encoding cation diffusion facilitator family transporter, with the protein MSRLGEIRRILWWILILNLIVAAAKWGYGVMTYSLGLQADGLHSTFDGLSNVIGLIGLWLATAPPDANHPYGHKKFETLAAGSIGGFLVITCLYLLWKAYQSWTLDLHPQVTGISFFIMIGTMGVNIFVTRWERRKGTELKSDILTADSYHTASDVLTSCSVLAGLLAVKAGYAFVDPLVAVLIAGVIAWTASIVLKDVLSSLTDAVRLNPGEVHTAVMSIAGVLHCHDIRTRGLNHHVFMDLSVHVDPTLSVEKAHTLATRIEEHLIDHFESLEDVVVHIEPEGHERR; encoded by the coding sequence ATGAGCCGACTTGGAGAAATTCGCCGGATCCTATGGTGGATCCTCATTTTGAATCTAATTGTTGCCGCCGCAAAGTGGGGCTATGGCGTGATGACGTATTCATTAGGTCTGCAGGCCGACGGCCTCCATTCCACCTTTGATGGTCTCTCAAATGTGATCGGTTTGATTGGACTCTGGCTGGCCACGGCTCCTCCCGATGCCAATCATCCCTATGGTCATAAAAAATTTGAAACCCTGGCGGCTGGAAGCATCGGGGGTTTTCTGGTCATAACCTGTCTCTATCTCCTGTGGAAAGCCTATCAGTCATGGACTTTGGACCTGCACCCTCAGGTAACAGGGATCAGTTTTTTCATCATGATCGGAACCATGGGAGTCAATATTTTCGTGACCCGATGGGAACGGCGGAAAGGCACCGAACTCAAAAGCGACATTCTCACAGCAGACTCCTATCACACGGCGAGTGATGTCCTGACATCATGTTCTGTCCTGGCAGGGCTCTTGGCTGTGAAAGCCGGATATGCCTTCGTTGATCCGTTGGTGGCGGTGCTGATTGCCGGCGTGATCGCCTGGACAGCATCCATCGTGCTCAAAGACGTTCTGTCTTCCCTAACAGACGCAGTTCGATTGAACCCTGGGGAAGTTCACACGGCTGTCATGTCGATAGCCGGCGTCCTCCATTGCCACGATATCAGAACTCGCGGACTGAACCATCATGTTTTCATGGATCTCTCGGTTCACGTTGATCCTACCTTATCAGTCGAAAAAGCCCATACGCTCGCCACCAGGATTGAAGAGCATCTCATTGATCATTTTGAATCGCTGGAGGACGTGGTCGTCCACATCGAACCGGAAGGACACGAACGACGGTGA
- a CDS encoding VIT1/CCC1 transporter family protein produces the protein MRIRHKERHRTERIGWLRAAVLGANDGIVSTASLLLGVSSANATHGDVLIAGVAGLVAGAMSMAAGEYVSVQSQADTEEADLALEHTELLSDPSGEHKELAALYVGRGLDPALAKQVATQLMAHDAIGAHARDELGISENLSARPIQAALASAGSFAIGAALPLVTATIVPETSLIPIVTGTSLVFLGGLGGLAAHAGGASVMTGAMRVTFWGALAMGLTAGVGTLFGPAG, from the coding sequence ATGCGAATACGACATAAAGAACGTCATCGAACCGAACGCATTGGGTGGCTTCGGGCAGCCGTCTTGGGCGCCAACGACGGGATCGTGTCGACAGCCAGCCTGCTACTCGGAGTTTCGTCGGCAAATGCCACTCACGGCGATGTTTTGATCGCAGGAGTAGCCGGGCTGGTCGCGGGAGCCATGTCGATGGCTGCCGGTGAGTATGTATCCGTTCAATCACAGGCAGATACCGAGGAGGCCGACCTTGCTCTTGAGCATACGGAACTCCTCTCCGACCCTTCAGGTGAGCACAAGGAACTTGCCGCTCTCTATGTTGGGCGCGGTCTCGATCCAGCACTTGCAAAGCAGGTGGCCACACAACTCATGGCCCATGATGCCATCGGAGCGCATGCACGTGACGAATTGGGCATTTCCGAAAACCTCAGTGCGCGTCCGATTCAGGCGGCCCTAGCATCTGCCGGAAGCTTTGCCATCGGAGCCGCCCTACCTCTTGTAACCGCGACCATCGTCCCGGAAACCAGTTTGATTCCCATAGTTACTGGAACCTCCCTGGTGTTTCTCGGTGGGTTAGGAGGATTAGCCGCTCACGCGGGCGGTGCGTCGGTGATGACGGGCGCCATGCGCGTCACATTTTGGGGTGCACTGGCCATGGGGCTGACCGCGGGAGTCGGAACACTCTTCGGCCCAGCGGGTTAA
- a CDS encoding F0F1 ATP synthase subunit gamma, which produces MSDTMVGLRRQIDGAGDLQSVVRTMKALAASSIGQYEQSVNALADYARAVELGLSVCFRENPPVGLMGEQKRTRQTGACGAVVFGSDQGLVGQFNEVIADFAVKTLSARPGRHTVWAVGERVQSRLADTGLALGGFFPVPNSIKAITPLVGKILLESEAAHSRGTIHELQIFYNRPTSRAIYAPVNQRLLPLDEIWRSELAILTWPTGNLPEVIGRGGATLRSLIHEYLFISLFRACAESLASENASRLTAMQRAEKNIDELLKDLNRHFHQLRQSGIDEELFDVISGFEALADKPAAREGHAGTPHIAL; this is translated from the coding sequence ATGAGCGATACCATGGTCGGTTTGCGTCGACAGATCGACGGAGCGGGAGATCTCCAATCTGTTGTTCGCACGATGAAAGCCTTGGCCGCCTCAAGCATCGGACAATACGAGCAATCGGTGAACGCATTGGCCGACTATGCCCGCGCGGTTGAACTGGGGTTAAGCGTTTGCTTTCGGGAAAACCCGCCTGTAGGCTTGATGGGAGAACAGAAGAGGACACGACAGACAGGTGCGTGTGGCGCAGTGGTGTTCGGTTCAGACCAGGGACTGGTCGGCCAGTTCAATGAGGTGATCGCCGATTTTGCGGTTAAGACCTTGTCGGCTCGGCCTGGACGTCATACCGTATGGGCTGTGGGTGAGCGGGTGCAGTCACGCCTGGCAGACACAGGACTCGCATTAGGAGGATTCTTTCCGGTCCCGAATTCGATCAAAGCCATTACGCCACTTGTCGGAAAGATTCTCCTGGAAAGCGAAGCGGCTCATAGCCGGGGAACGATCCACGAACTCCAAATCTTTTACAACCGCCCCACCTCCAGAGCGATCTATGCGCCGGTCAATCAGCGCTTGCTGCCCCTGGACGAAATCTGGCGAAGCGAGTTGGCCATACTCACGTGGCCGACGGGAAATCTGCCGGAGGTCATCGGCCGTGGCGGGGCCACACTGCGGTCGCTCATTCATGAGTATCTTTTTATCTCCCTCTTCCGGGCATGCGCGGAATCTCTGGCCAGCGAAAACGCCAGCCGACTGACCGCCATGCAACGCGCCGAGAAAAACATCGACGAGCTTCTGAAGGACCTCAATCGCCACTTCCACCAGTTGCGCCAAAGTGGCATCGACGAGGAACTCTTTGATGTCATCTCCGGCTTTGAGGCGCTGGCCGACAAACCAGCCGCCAGAGAAGGCCATGCAGGTACCCCACACATCGCACTATGA